A window of the Ogataea parapolymorpha DL-1 chromosome V, whole genome shotgun sequence genome harbors these coding sequences:
- a CDS encoding Alpha-actinin-like protein 1, with product MSDTLIIKSISSHDVSLKDWIQVQEKTFLRWINSKLQTHNHPPLLSLADLGSGVDLYNLLKCLDPDFSLRPIYQRPKLKFQKMENLNRILDYLKHRQSLQIHNIGAEDIVDGNLKLTLGLIWLLLLNYTVFDNSDEADTFSKKELLLRWCKKVTGSYADIRMTNFTSSWSSGHAFCALLNYFKPDLLDYQKAAKMTNLDRLELAMAVAESVGISRLLDPENVDCLKPDEKSIVAYVSLFYDRFNKEPVRDTVGIKTRLETFLGVVTEITGLKTNYLESLARLIERMRETLDAMQRLGDDVAAKHAFLRSFRTGKKRQFLEQYSKLESMRSKINLMLVEFHFSQLSEPQGCALQDSLGLLRKVVAQEQTLSSDVAAQLAQLKEDSFSKLRHLSHKVSAGLDLIENDVLQLSDVAEAQINELPEIMGDLQTMEKLYERLRGSKEEFCRKMQVMDQSFDFKETEQLYRVEELGFRIKLVRHIIVDKLTFIETQFDKKERIVKRMKTSSELSSVQLCQLEMIFDKFDQGDKMYLNKSEFREAMTFIYPSLSTSEADNLFEYLYASTSDITRGVKLKQFLEIPGLFGEKPDRESEMVDLTSQFYYEAFEEASGGRGLVSKADLERLQLDSRLVAGIKEVFEREDDSFNYSRFFDGDDTLLAGRPVQLDCVLDGLGSVNIDEGSVANDI from the coding sequence ATGTCCGACACCCTGATCATCAAGTCCATCTCGTCCCACGACGTGTCGCTCAAGGACTGGATACAGGTGCAGGAGAAGACGTTTTTGCGTTGGATCAATTCCAAGCTCCAGACCCACAACCACCCTCCCTTGCTTTCTCTTGCCGATCTTGGTTCCGGCGTCGATTTGTACAATCTGCTCAAATGTCTTGATCCGGACTTTAGCCTGCGTCCCATCTACCAACGACCAAAACTCAAGTTCCAAAAGATGGAGAATCTTAATCGCATACTGGACTATCTCAAGCACCGTCAGAGCCTCCAGATCCACAATATCGGCGCAGAGGACATTGTGGACGGTAATTTAAAGCTCACGCTCGGGCTGATCTGGCTGCTTCTGCTTAACTACACCGTTTTTGACAACTCTGACGAGGCCGACACGTTTAGCAAAAAGGAGCTTCTGCTCCGATGGTGCAAGAAAGTGACCGGCTCCTATGCCGACATAAGAATGACCAACTTCACATCGAGCTGGTCCAGCGGCCACGCCTTCTGTGCACTACTCAACTACTTCAAGCCAGACCTGCTGGACTACCAGAAGGCCGCGAAGATGACAAACCTGGACAGACTGGAGCTGGCCATGGCGGTGGCAGAATCCGTGGGGATTTCGCGGCTGCTCGACCCGGAAAACGTCGACTGTCTGAAACCGGACGAAAAGAGCATTGTCGCGTACGTGAGTCTGTTCTACGACCGTTTCAACAAGGAACCTGTGCGAGACACCGTCGGCATAAAGACGCGACTCGAGACGTTTCTGGGCGTGGTGACCGAGATCACGGGGCTCAAAACCAACTATCTGGAGAGTCTGGCACGGCTGATCGAGCGCATGCGCGAGACGCTGGACGCGATGCAACGGCTGGGCGACGACGTGGCGGCCAAGCACGCGTTTCTAAGGAGTTTCCGGACAGGCAAGAAGCGGCAATTCCTGGAACAGTACTCGAAGCTGGAGTCGATGCGCAGCAAGATCAATTTGATGCTGGTGGAGTTCCATTTCAGCCAGCTCTCGGAGCCACAGGGCTGCGCGCTTCAGGACTCGTTGGGGCTGCTCAGGAAAGTTGTTGCACAGGAGCAGACGCTGAGCAGCGACGTGGCTGCGCAGCTGGCACAGTTAAAAGAGGACTCTTTCAGTAAACTGCGCCACCTCAGCCACAAAGTGAGCGCGGGGCTTGACCTGATCGAGAACGACGTTCTGCAGCTGTCGGACGTGGCCGAGGCgcagatcaacgagctgcccGAGATCATGGGCGATCTGCAGACCATGGAGAAGCTGTATGAGCGGCTACGCGGCTCGAAGGAAGAGTTCTGTCGCAAGATGCAGGTGATGGACCAGagttttgatttcaaagaaaCGGAGCAGCTCTACAGggtggaggagctgggGTTCCGCATCAAGCTGGTGCGCCACATCATTGTGGACAAGCTTACGTTCATTGAGACGCAGTTCGACAAGAAAGAGCGCATCGTCAAGCGGATGAAGACGTCAAGCGAGCTGAGCTCCGTGCAGTTGTGCCAGCTCGAGATGATCTTCGACAAATTCGACCAAGGCGATAAAATGTACCTGAACAAGAGCGAGTTCCGCGAGGCGATGACGTTCATCTACCCATCTTTGAGCACAAGCGAGGCAGATAATTTATTTGAGTATCTCTATGCGTCCACCTCCGACATCACGCGAGGAGTGAAACTCAAgcaatttctggagatACCCGGGCTATTCGGCGAAAAGCCCGACAGAGAGAGCGAAATGGTGGACCTGACGAGCCAATTTTACTACGAAGCATTTGAGGAGGCCAGTGGTGGCCGAGGATTGGTCAGCAAGGCTGATCTGGAGCGACTGCAGCTGGATTCCCGACTGGTGGCAGGCATAAaagaggtgtttgagaGGGAAGATGACAGTTTTAACTACTCGCGGTTTttcgacggcgacgacaCGCTACTAGCCGGGCGGCCCGTGCAGCTGGACTGCGTGCTGGACGGGCTCGGCAGCGTCAATATAGACGAAGGGTCTGTAGCGAATGACATTTAA
- a CDS encoding Casein kinase II subunit alpha, producing MSSKVYSVARVYADANEIRPREYWDYENYKIEWGNIANYEIISKIGRGKYSEVFTGVNVLNNEPCVIKVLKPVKLKKIHREIKILKNLTGGPNIIKLYDLIQDHNSKIPALIFEKINNVDFRVLYPKFTLDDIRYYFTQLLRALDYSHSMGIIHRDVKPQNIMIDPLTKTLKLIDWGLAEFYHRGMDFNVRVASRYHKGPELLINLQQYDYSLDLWSVGAMIAAIVFKKEPFFKGDSNTDQLVKIAKVLGTDDLHKYCNRYGIKLSSDYDDILMTYPRKPWRHFINENNRHLSENPAVIDLIDHLVRYDHQERLTAKEAMAHPFFRGS from the coding sequence ATGTCTTCCAAAGTCTACTCCGTCGCTAGGGTGTACGCGGACGCCAACGAGATCCGTCCGAGAGAGTACTGGGACTACGAAAACTACAAAATAGAATGGGGCAACATCGCCAACTACGAGATCATCTCCAAGATCGGCAGAGGAAAGTATTCTGAGGTGTTCACGGGCGTGAACGTACTGAATAACGAGCCTTGTGTGATCAAGGTGCTCAAGCCCgtcaagctgaagaagattcaCCGTGAaatcaagatcctcaagaATCTGACCGGGGGCCCCAACATCATCAAACTTTACGACCTTATTCAGGACCACAATTCGAAAATCCCGGCTCTGATCTTcgagaagatcaacaacGTCGACTTCCGTGTGCTGTACCCGAAATTCACGCTCGATGACATCCGCTACTACTTCACGCAACTGCTGCGTGCCCTGGACTACTCGCACTCGATGGGCATCATCCACAGAGACGTCAAGCCCCAGAACATCATGATTGACCCTCTTACGAAGACGCTGAAACTGATCGACTGGGGGCTGGCCGAGTTCTACCACCGGGGGATGGACTTCAACGTGCGTGTTGCCTCCAGATACCATAAGGGTCCGGAGCTGCTCATTAACCTGCAACAATACGACTACTCGCTGGACCTGTGGTCTGTGGGGGCCATGATTGCGGCCATCGtgttcaaaaaagagccatttttcaaaggcGACTCCAACAccgaccagctggtgaaaaTCGCCAAGGTGCTGGGCACAGACGACCTCCACAAATACTGCAATCGGTACGGCATCAAGCTGAGCAGCGATTACGACGACATCCTCATGACGTATCCGAGAAAGCCATGGAGACACTTTATCAATGAGAACAACAGACACCTTAGTGAGAACCCGGCCGTGATCGATCTCATCGACCATCTCGTCAGATACGACCACCAGGAGAGGCTCACTGCGAAGGAGGCCATGGCGCATCCGTTTTTCCGCGGCTCGTGA
- a CDS encoding Phosphoglucomutase-3, translated as MSSADQWLAIDVNPTTRREIEQLVAERDTAALEERLGSRLTFGTAGLRAPMGAGFNRMNDVTVVQASQGLAEYVKSVADEPSVVVGHDHRHNSQRFAELTAAVFLIKGFTVYYLGGGLAATPLVPFSVDQYSASAGVMITASHNPKNDNGYKVYWSNGCQIIPPHDQRIQHSILANLDIVFRDSTWDTARVFEQHSEKLLFVRDEIIGRYSRKVKSVLLKNTSFSFKAVYTAMHGVGAEFISQVVPHGVLVPVEQQCLPDPDFPTVKFPNPEEKGALDLAIEQADKQGISVVVANDPDADRFSAAVKINRVWRQLSGNELGYLFAQYVVSQKKDRRNVYLVNSTVSSQMIAAMAAVEGFHFQDTLTGFKWIGNKVIDLENAGYDCPFAFEEAIGFLFPVVHDKDGISALVMFLQMYQHWLDNDTDALQTLQQGYEKYGFFKECNGYYVVPDARAMEIIFQHIRSTGNPYPKQIGEFTVTKWRDLTVGYDSTTPDSKPTLPVDVSSQMITVSLQHEDDEIRFTARGSGTEPKLKVYIEARSSSEAKADALARQVWALLRAEWFKPDLHGLTERV; from the coding sequence ATGTCGTCGGCAGATCAATGGCTCGCAATTGACGTCAACCCTACAACTCGGcgcgagatcgagcagctggtaGCTGAGCGTGACACTGCTGCACTGGAGGAGAGACTGGGCTCGCGGTTGACGTTCGGCACAGCAGGCCTGCGTGCCCCGATGGGCGCTGGCTTCAACAGAATGAACGACGTTACCGTGGTGCAGGCTTCGCAGGGTCTTGCTGAGTATGTGAAGAGCGTGGCCGATGAGCCATCTGTGGTTGTGGGCCACGACCACCGCCATAACTCTCAAAGGTTTGCGGAGCTCACGGCTGCAGTGTTCCTTATCAAGGGTTTTACAGTCTACTACTTGGGTGGGGGGTTGGCTGCGACCCCACTAGTGCCCTTTTCCGTGGACCAGTACTCCGCCAGCGCGGGGGTTATGATCACCGCCTCCCACAATCCAAAGAACGACAACGGGTACAAAGTGTACTGGAGCAATGGCTGCCAGATCATCCCGCCGCACGACCAGCGGATCCAGCATAGCATTCTAGCGAATCTCGATATCGTCTTTAGGGACTCCACTTGGGACACTGCGCGGGTGTTTGAGCAACATAGCGAGAAGCTGCTGTTCGTGAGAGACGAGATTATTGGCAGGTACTCACGCAAAGTCAAATCCGTGCTACTCAAAAACACCTCGTTCTCATTCAAAGCCGTCTACACGGCAATGCACGGCGTGGGGGCCGAGTTCATTTCGCAGGTTGTACCCCACGGAGTGCTCGTACCTGTCGAGCAGCAATGTCTGCCGGATCCAGACTTCCCAACAGTCAAATTCCCTAACCCAGAGGAAAAAGGAGCATTGGACCTTGCCATTGAGCAGGCTGACAAGCAGGGCATTTCAGTGGTGGTAGCCAACGACCCTGATGCGGACCGGTTCTCCGCGGCGGTGAAAATCAACCGCGTTTGGAGACAGCTGTCGGGCAACGAGCTCGGGTATCTTTTTGCGCAATACGTGGTGTCGCAGAAAAAAGACCGCCGCAACGTGTATCTCGTCAACTCGACTGTCTCATCGCAAATGATCGCCGCAATGGCCGCCGTCGAGGGGTTCCACTTCCAGGACACTCTGACGGGCTTTAAATGGATCGGCAACAAGGTGATCGATTTGGAGAACGCGGGCTACGACTGCCCGTTTGCGTTCGAGGAAGCCATAGGGTTCCTGTTTCCCGTGGTCCACGACAAGGACGGGATCTCTGCACTGGTGATGTTTCTGCAGATGTACCAGCACTGGCTCGACAACGACACCGACGCGCTCCAGACGCTACAGCAGGGGTACGAAAAATATGGCTTCTTTAAAGAGTGCAACGGATACTACGTGGTGCCCGACGCACGGGCGATGGAAATAATTTTCCAGCATATCAGGAGCACGGGCAATCCGTATCCCAAGCAGATCGGAGAGTTCACCGTGACCAAATGGCGCGACCTGACTGTTGGCTACGACTCGACGACTCCCGACTCAAAACCAACGTTGCCCGTCGACGTTTCGTCGCAGATGATCACTGTCTCCTTGCAGcacgaggacgacgagatcaggTTCACGGCGCGCGGCTCGGGCACGGAGCCAAAGCTCAAAGTGTACATCGAAGCCAGGAGCTCGAGCGAGGCCAAAGCAGACGCGCTTGCGCGGCAGGTGTGGGCCCTTTTGCGCGCAGAGTGGTTCAAGCCCGACCTCCACGGCCTCACTGAACGTGTTTGA
- a CDS encoding Vanadate resistance protein, which produces MLRFGQHPKKTELPLASNYEIKPKKRRHGRRKWINIISITITVVVVFLLIRGRKPAKFVPQIVNSEPAPPESKLWPKETGIPEEEDDAWPDTVEFYDLEEYQGTANGRENKEIVLLLVPLRNAAKVLPLMFRNMMNMTYDHSLIDIAFLVSDCSEDDTTLETLFEYTQAMQKGTLLELLDKKESNTPSGAIVGSSDLYLQYMPQDYVDNVRKAYSPPYHSEYTKPFRSVQIYQKDFGQVIGQGFSDRHDVKVQGIRRKLMGRARNWLLSTALKPYHSWVYWRDVDIETSPGDILEHMMKFSPAFDVVVPNVWRPLPTFLGNEQPYDLNSWIESKEGLELAKTLNEDDVIVEGYAEYPTWRVHLAYIREPNGNPDEIVDLDGVGGVSILAKAKVFRQGSNFPAFTFMNHAETEAFGKLSKQMGFRVGGLPHYTIWHIYEPSEDDLIQISRLERKKRRRLNKASH; this is translated from the exons ATGCTGCGATTTGGACAGCATCCGAAGAAAACAGAACTACCTCT GGCCAGCAACTACGAGATAAAGCCGAAAAAGAGGCGGCACGGACGAAGAAAATGGATCAACATCATTAGCATCACAATAACCGTGGTGGTGGTATTTCTACTGATTCGCGGCCGCAAACCGGCGAAGTTTGTGCCACAGATTGTGAATTCAGAGCCGGCGCCACCAGAAAGCAAATTGTGGCCGAAAGAGACGGGTATTcccgaagaagaagacgacgCGTGGCCAGACACGGTCGAGTTCTATGACCTAGAAGAATACCAAGGCACGGCAAACGGGCGAGAGAACAAGGAGATTGTTCTGTTGCTGGTGCCGCTAAGAAACGCTGCCAAGGTGCTGCCCCTGATGTTCCGCAACATGATGAACATGACATACGACCACAGTTTGATAGACATAGCTTTTCTAGTGAGCGACTGCTCAGAGGACGACACCACGCTGGAGACACTTTTTGAGTACACGCAGGCAATGCAGAAGGGCACGCTGTTGGAGTTGCTCGACAAGAAGGAGTCGAACACGCCGTCGGGAGCCATCGTTGGCTCGAGCGACCTGTATTTGCAGTACATGCCACAGGACTACGTGGACAACGTTCGCAAGGCGTACTCGCCGCCATACCACTCAGAATACACTAAACCCTTCCGATCGGTGCAGATATACCAAAAAGACTTCGGGCAGGTCATTGGACAAGGGTTCAGCGATAGGCACGACGTCAAGGTGCAGGGTATCCGCCGGAAGCTCATGGGACGCGCCCGCAACTGGCTTTTGAGTACGGCACTCAAGCCGTACCACTCGTGGGTGTACTGGCGAGACGTGGACATTGAGACGTCGCCAGGCGACATTCTGGAGCACATGATGAAGTTCTCACCAGCATTCGACGTGGTGGTGCCCAATGTTTGGAGACCGCTACCGACGTTTCTGGGCAACGAGCAGCCGTATGATCTCAATTCGTGGATAGAATCCAAAGAGGgactcgagctcgccaagacgctcaacgaggacgacgtcATCGTCGAAGGGTACGCCGAGTACCCGACCTGGCGTGTCCATCTCGCGTATATCCGGGAACCCAACGGCAACCCGGACGAGATTGTCGACCTGGACGGCGTCGGGGGCGTCTCAATCCTCGCGAAGGCCAAAGTGTTCCGCCAAGGCTCGAACTTCCCAGCTTTCACGTTCATGAACCACGCCGAAACCGAGGCGTTCGGCAAACTCAGCAAGCAGATGGGCTTCCGCGTCGGCGGGCTGCCCCACTACACGATATGGCATATCTACGAGCCTTCCGAGGATGACCTGATCCAGATCTCGCGGCTGGAGAGAAAGAAGCGGCGGCGCCTGAACAAGGCCAGTCATTAA
- a CDS encoding putative secreted protein — MNILALLVLSAVAQSFSVSVPSFPDTKDIYPVASVEKPPQDFFAKINSHTKQTVLASNQSAQNTLAWQQGMSFIYAESSNEAYTVNVTVGDDTLPLLIDTGSAYLWVYGANCTDSSCENKNLYQMSSGRESGSSFKLSYSSGSASGSVVSDSLQLAEVTANNFSFGVASQVPDLFEDYSFAGVLGLPATNTTDGMTNLVTFLQNQGSLEKGVFALCLGTYNTTDGDSNAGLLVLGKDVAELYDGTISYAPVVKNTNNYWQVAVDSISVDGYEVSFDKASVDGDESSTKRLAVVDSGTTSIVTASADATKLHSFFNNSVTDGSNFAVPCNTTYELAFEIGGQKWTIGPEDYLGSAYSSSSQYSGYCVSNIVGSSSLDNGTWILGSLFLKNYYVSFDLDSAKVGLANRTDVEIDASASQSSVSSLSHSQTTVAASSAGHNSSTTPSSHQTLTPSTLSIASSSVSRNASASSSSSSSVVSGWAGKHRLAPPMLLLSLLCLL, encoded by the coding sequence ATGAACATCCTTGCATTGCTCGTGCTGAGCGCTGTCGCGCAATCCTTCAGCGTGTCTGTGCCGTCGTTCCCCGACACCAAAGACATATACCCTGTCGCCTCGGTCGAGAAGCCGCCACAGGACTTCTTCGCCAAAATTAACTCGCACACCAAACAGACCGTGCTCGCGTCGAACCAATCCGCCCAGAACACGCTGGCTTGGCAGCAGGGTATGTCCTTTATCTACGCAGAGTCCTCCAACGAGGCCTACACGGTCAACGTCACCGTCGGCGACGATACGCTGCCGCTGCTCATTGACACAGGCAGTGCATATCTCTGGGTGTACGGAGCCAACTGCACCGATTCCAGCtgcgaaaacaaaaacctCTACCAGATGAGCTCGGGCCGAGAATCCGGGTCCTCGTTCAAGCTGTCATACAGTTCGGGATCGGCCTCGGGTAGCGTGGTGTCCGACTCGCTGCAGCTGGCCGAAGTCACTGCAAACAACTTTTCGTTCGGCGTGGCGTCCCAGGTGCCCGATCTGTTTGAAGACTACTCGTTCGCGGGCGTTTTGGGCCTCCCAGCCACCAACACGACCGATGGTATGACGAATCTGGTCACGTTTCTCCAGAATCAGGGGTCTCTGGAAAAAGGCGTGTTTGCGCTGTGTCTGGGCACGTACAACACCACGGACGGCGATTCGAACGCCGGGCTACTGGTGCTCGGCAAGGACGTTGCCGAGCTGTACGACGGGACCATCAGCTACGCCCcggtggtgaaaaataCCAACAATTACTGGCAGGTTGCTGTCGACTCCATTTCTGTCGACGGCTACGAGGTGTCCTTCGACAAGGCCTCCGTCGACGGAGACGAGTCGTCAACAAAACggctcgccgtcgtcgaTAGCGGCACCACGTCGATCGTCACGGCCTCTGCAGACGCCACCAAGCTGcactcttttttcaacaacTCCGTCACTGACGGCAGCAACTTCGCCGTGCCGTGCAACACCACGTACGAGCTCGCGTTCGAGATCGGCGGCCAGAAGTGGACGATCGGCCCAGAAGATTACCTCGGCTCGGCGTACTCATCCAGCTCCCAGTACAGCGGGTACTGCGTGAGCAACATTGTtggctcgtcgtcgctggaCAACGGCACGTGGATCCTGGGCTCActgtttttgaaaaactatTACGTCTCGTTCGACCTCGACAGCGCCAAAGTCGGGCTCGCCAATAGGACCGACGTCGAGATTGATGCCTCCGCGTCCCAGAGTTCTGTCTCCAGCCTGTCGCACTCCCAGACCACCGTCGCAGCCAGCTCCGCCGGCCACAACTCATCGACCACACCCTCCTCGCACCAAACCCTCACACCCTCAACATTGAGCATTGCAAGCAGCTCCGTTTCGCGCAACGCGTCGGCCAGTtcgagctccagctcgtctgttGTGTCCGGCTGGGCCGGCAAACACCGGCTGGCGCCGCcaatgctgctgctgtcgctACTGTGTCTGCTGTGA
- a CDS encoding hexokinase, translating into MIGLKPAPCGPETDDSNSIPLQTGFQWHLPDMDTLVDLLEAEILQGLESNVTMLSTLTPVPDSHTHGRVLVLDLGGSTFRLCILELFGEGQYKILCSREWQLDSKEINVSFFQSLVDRVCTATIDRYFPHTVTVGLSICFPFKQTKPNDAYLDVVGKGFILADEIRGKNIALLLQQQLETATKKQVCVKAVINDAVSVYVAGAYLYECRLGLVLGTGLNAAASYQNRVLNTEMSFFGSSLAELLTPWDLEMQPAYRERRTAHLQLPLFQPMEYMCSGRYIGELFRIGVLDLAQKGQVFIGQRVVLGSAYELTGETICQIYEGSSDEISQIFAKYNVAVTEQDPAVLHSIIRNLITRAAAALASWLVAFCRVQAPRTHDTVRIGYIGSFLEHFAYYREQTQLFLDAYCAQNSDLHFDIRLIPHSTALGAAISASQKS; encoded by the coding sequence ATGATAGGTCTGAAACCCGCTCCTTGCGGGCCGGAAACGGACGATTCGAACAGCATACCGCTTCAGACTGGTTTCCAATGGCATCTTCCTGACATGGACACTCTTGTTGACCTCCTGGAAGCCGAGATTCTGCAAGGCCTCGAGTCGAACGTGACCATGTTGTCCACCCTAACCCCCGTTCCGGACTCGCACACACACGGCCGCGTCTTGGTTCTTGACCTGGGTGGGTCTACTTTCCGATTGTGCATTTTGGAGCTTTTTGGCGAAGGCCAGTACAAAATCCTGTGTTCGAGAGAATGGCAGCTGGACTCCAAGGAGATCAACGTCTCGTTTTTCCAGAGTCTGGTGGACCGCGTGTGCACGGCTACTATTGACCGCTATTTTCCGCACACCGTCACCGTCGGTCTGTCAATCTGTTTCCCGTTCAAACAGACGAAACCAAACGACGCGTATCTGGACGTCGTGGGCAAGGGTTTTATTTTGGCAGACGAAATCCggggaaaaaatattgctcttctgctgcagcagcagctggagacgGCGACGAAAAAACAGGTCTGCGTGAAGGCGGTGATCAACGATGCTGTCTCTGTGTATGTTGCAGGCGCTTATTTGTACGAGTGTCGTTTGGGACTTGTCTTGGGGACAGGGCTGAACGCGGCAGCCAGCTACCAAAACCGTGTGCTGAACACTGAGATGTccttttttggcagcagtCTGGCCGAGCTGCTAACGCCATGGGACTTGGAAATGCAGCCGGCATACCGCGAGAGACGAACAGCACACTTGCAACTGCCGCTTTTCCAGCCAATGGAGTATATGTGCTCAGGCCGCTACATAGGGGAGCTGTTTCGGATCGGAGTGCTGGACCTGGCGCAGAAGGGGCAGGTATTTATTGGACAGCGTGTTGTGCTCGGGAGTGCGTACGAGCTGACGGGCGAGACAATTTGTCAAATATACGAGGGCAGCAGCGACGAAATCAGCCAGATTTTTGCTAAATATAATGTTGCTGTCACAGAGCAGGACCCTGCTGTTCTGCACAGCATTATACGAAATCTTATTACTCGCGCGGCAGCAGCCCTGGCGAGCTGGCTGGTGGCGTTCTGCAGGGTACAGGCGCCCAGAACACACGACACGGTGCGCATCGGATACATAGgctcgtttctggagcatTTCGCGTACTACAGGGAGCAGACACAGCTATTTTTGGACGCGTACTGCGCCCAGAATTCAGATCTTCATTTTGACATCCGCCTCATACCGCACAGCACGGCGCTGGGTGCTGCTATTTCCGCAAGCCAGAaaagctaa